The sequence GAAAATGAGATGCAGAGGATGTGACTCTGTGAGTGAGGAAACCTGATTCTACTATGTTTCACCCCGTTTTGTCTAACCATTAGAATTATAATAGATGTGCTCagtattctttttattttatttcactaTAATAAATATAAGATAAGGCTTTCTAGAGCTGAGTTTAGCCTGTGGAATCCTGTGAGAAAAGGAGTTTCTGTTAGCCTGAACTCCGGGTTTGGAGTCTCACGATGGAGAATTTTTGCATATCAATGTGCTATTAGTTCTAACTGTTTATAATATTAAGAACCATAATGGTGGGTATTGTTCTGTTTTCATTTGGTTCTACAGTTGGATGTTCAAACTGAGTGAATGGGGTCATTTTTCTTCATATGATGTCGGATTGAGGTCTGGATCTAGTGCCTCACATATTCTGGTGATTTTTTCCACTCATCCTTTTGCTAACTTATATCTGTTGCTTCAGAAGGAGGTCCTATGGGTGTATGCAGTTTCCTTCTATTTAGCCTtgctaatttttaatttttagcaTTGCTTTCGACATTCTTGCCATAGTTttacttttgtttttgttcttTAACTCTCAGGTATGTTGCCTGATTTTCTTAAATTACTAGTGTTTTTCCTCAAACAAGAGAGTTTTAACTAGCAAAGTCCAATCTGTAATTTTATTCGATCTAAGCAATAGAAACACTCTAAATAACCCCCCTGGGAGATTTGTTTTGCTGTCAGGTGTTTGATCGCAAAACAAGGAGGCTAGTGGAAGAAATCATAGATTCCAAGATTATCTTATCAATGAGAGCTATTTATCAATCTAAAGTAGGGCTTGGACTCATGGATACAGGTTTGGCTTTAACTTATTGACTAAAATTAGCTCTTGAGTAAAAACATTTTGCTGGGTTGTTGAAAATGTTTGATTGTTTATCCATCTTCCATGCATCATCCTTATTTGTCTCCTTTTACATCTTGATGATTTGATGATTCAGCACGTGGTAGTTTAAaccaatgattttttttttcataggGCGTAATTCAATTCATTTGTTCAGCTTATTCATCCTTGATTTGTGGAATGCCAATACTAATGCAGGGGTGAAAGAGCTATTGCTTAGTCTGTCAGAAAAGCAAGGAAGGAAAATGGATGCTGTTGAATCTGCGAAGGATATTCCAAAATTTCTTGATTTGTTTCAGGCAGGATAAACAACATGCTAGTTCTGGTTATGTTTAAGTTGGAATTGATTGTGTAGTCCTTGGAATTTGACATCTAATACATTTCTGCATTAAACTTTGCAAGTGATCTCAATGTCAAATTGACTGTTTTCTTGATTCCAAAACATGGTCAGATTTCTTGTTTCATCATTTCGCTTTCtatacaaatttaaaataagggTTTTCACTATCTTCTTATTTTGTCATTTGCACCATTTTTATCTTTATCTAGGCATTTGCTGTTTCACCTCATATTCTTTTCCTTAGCATGCAAGCTCTTTTTTATTAGTTCTGGATGAGAACGGATGGTTAACTTGAGTTGATGATGCATTCTGGTGTGACAGTAGTTCACCGAACCATCAACTTTTGTTACATTTACGCAATGTTTGGTATGGGGATTAGGTGGGATTGAGGGATGGTTTTGGTGTTACACCCTTGTTTAGTTTGTTATTTTTATCAAACTCACTGTATTAACCATATTCATGATTAAGTGGTATTAATAGTGGGAAATTGAACCCACCTACCCCCTAGTACTGACAATCCATATTTAAAATGTACACATATTCCATAAATGCTCTTTGCCAAAACAAGCCCAACATTCTTTCCTCCATCAATTAGGGTTTTGTAATTGTAGGTATTCCAAAGGTATTTTTGACATAATATAGAATAATCTTTAATTTATCCCATGTACAaaaataataccaaacataATACTATTTTATTACCATATTACATTTCCTTATCTATCATTTTTATCGTTCATTTACTGATCATTCAATAATCGCATCCCGGACCAAGCGTGGCCATAGTCCTTACTGTATGTTTTCAAATCCTTTCTAGGTCAGACACTTGTCCTTATCATGACCAAATTCACTACTACAGTTTAAACATTTTTGACCAATAAGATACTTGAGTTGACTTAAAAATTACCACGTTTGGTGACTATGGTTTTTTATGCCTTTGCAAATTTATCCTGATTAAAAGATTTTGAATTATATTTACCGTGGTATGTGCTAAACGGGCAATTAGggtgagtttttattttattttatttttaatccgAAATCATATCTGCAAGCATAATGTCTTTCCATATTGCTATTTTAAGTTTTCCAAGGTATGCTAATCAGTGTCTGGAAAAACCAAATGCTGAAAGTATAGACAAATactttcaatttttattttctctcgTTTTGCGAGTAGAGTGTTTGGGTATCAAGAAAATTCTTGCTAGTGGAATTTGGAATATGTCTTAATTAATGTGATACAAATGAGTGGATAGTTACAAAATCAGTAAAATGCTGAATGCTCAGCAGTGTAGCCtctgtttaaaattttatagctCGTCGTAATATGTAAATGTCTAGTGAAATATCTAATCATTACGACTTATTTCTGTACTTTTCAATACTAGTTTGCAGATTGAGCAAGAATTTTGTGTAGTTTGactcttattttaagatattGAATCATGACTTTTGGATATTAATTTGAGCTTGGTATGggcaaattattattatttttgaagacTACCTTGTTCTTGATTCGATTTGTTGATCACATTTCAGGATCAAATAAATATATCTGAAATCAAATTTCCATTGGAGCACTTTAAGGTGGGTTCAAGAACTTGAGACAAAATGTACTTTTAAATTTCAGAATTGTATTCTAAGTATTAATCTTGCCACCATTTCTTAAACCTTAGGAATAATTTGTGAACTTGTATTTGACATGTTGCTCATACTTTTTCCCATCGTGTTCCTTTACATGTATGTTCTATTGATTGATATCCAGTCAACCAGTGTGGCACAATATCTGCATGATTTGTTCTGATCTGTAAAATTTAAGTTGATTGTGAATGTAGATTCCAATTGAATGGCATTTAATATTTCCCTTAATTTCTTCATGTGCATCAGTTTTCTCTATTGATTTCACTTGGCCTTTTCCAGCTTCTTATGCAAAATTAGAAGATGCATCATGAAGCTGGTATCTGATAGTACAAGTACAATAGAGAAGCTAGACCGTTGACACTAACTGATTGGGGTGTTTTCACTTGAAGAACAATAGAGGTTTCACTAAGAGACATGTGCTATGTGTGATCTTGTCTGTACTAAAGTTAGTATGCCTCATTTAATGCTTATGAAAGTACCAAGCTGAGAAATTGTGACGAACAATACACCATCATCAAGTTAGTTGTTTAACATGTTGTAACAAACCATACTGTTGGCCGTTATCTTTGTTTTCACCGGATTATTTTTGCAACAATCAATGTGCTTTCTATCTTAATAGATTGGTTTCTTTCGTAGTGTGCTCGAATGGTAAAAAAATTTTCCTTAACTATGCTGTCTATGTTTTCTATGTCAGTTCTTTAGTTgcttaattatatattagtcCTGAATTTCATTGagattttgtgtgtgtgtgtgtgtgtgtatgcagACATTCAATGAATTTTTTATAAGAGAGTTAAAACCAGGCTCAAGACCAATCACCAGCTTGGAATGTGACAATGTTGCAGTATGTGCAGCTGACAGCAGGCTTACAGCATTCAGAAATGCTACTGATTCTATGAGATTTTGGATTAAGGTATAAGCCTTTATTTAGTTGGTGTGTGTTTGTTCTGGTCTGCTCAATCCACCAATTAGTCCTCTTGGAGGATTCATAATCATTTCTCTATCAGAAAATCGAAGGGAACCATGTACATCTTACTTTTCAGAATATCTGGACATACTTTTCTGCTTTATTGTATCTTATTTTCCACAAACTCTTGTCATTGTAGGGCCGAAAATTTTCTGTCAAAGGTCTTTTGGGAACAGAAGTGTGCTCTGATGCCTTCATTGACGGAAGTCTAGTGATATTTCGATTGGCACCACAGGTACTCTTCCGTTTCAACCCTGTATTTTAGCATGCTTATGGGTTTTGAAAAATCCTTGATTTCCTTCGTGAATTTGTACATGTTCTCTGTCACAACTTATACTTGCTAAAATACATTTTGGCTATATTTTGATGGAAAGTTTAAAGGcagataattttaaattattaatagaAATCCCGTCAACTTTTAGATAATTTTCAAACCTGTGGATTTGAAATCCTTTGGGTGCTggttttattcatattttaaaattttaaaacccgAAATTGTTAAGAGCAATTTGAAATAGATTCCTTCTAAACCATTACTGAGATTAAATCCTTCAGTCCAAACGTAATCTTAGGTTATGTTAGGATTGATGAATCTAAATTTAATGGATGTTAAGTCAGTCATCTAAATTCATCATGTATGTAGGGGAAAATTTATCTTTCAAACTCCAAACATTTTAGGGTATAATAAGGATCATTTGAAACTCCTTGAAAAAGTTTTCATTTGAAATCTACTGATTCACTTGTTCAAAAATCCCTTGTTCCATTAGTCCAAAAAGAGCCTATAGTTTTTGTTGAATTCTGCATTTTTAAACTATTGCAGGACTATCATCGATTCCATTTTCCTGTTTCTGGAAGGATTGAGAAATTTGTGGATATACCGGGATGCCTATACACTGTATGATAAAACTTTAAAATACGTTTTTCCTTTTTCCCATTTCGTGCTTATATTTTATTTGTCCTCATTTCAGTTGTGTGTTTTATCTTCAAGGTTAACCCAATTGCCGTGAATAGCAAATATTGTAATGTTTTCACGGAAAATAAGCGAGTTGTATCTCTTATATCAACAGAGGATTTTGGAAAGGTTTGTCTTTCAAACATTTTTTAATGTTTTCTGCAGAAGGctgatattaatatttattgttGCACAAGGCTGATGGTAATATTATTGTTCCATGATTAAATTTACTGTGTTCTTCTGTTGAAATGTTTTATGCTTACCTGATTTATTGGGTTCTAcatgttattttatttgctaTGCATAAAGATTTCTTTTTACGAGCAAATAATCACTTGAATCTTAATTTCTATCTGTGTCAAATAGTGCAAGTCCTGAGAACCAGAATGCCTGAAGTTGAAATGACTATAGGAAATTAGACTTTTTCCCCCCATCCTGTTATAGGTCATATTGCATTGATCCAGTGAATGAAATTCGTCATGATTTATGACCTCTGAGATTTTAATTCAGAAGATGAGCCAACTATTTGCTATCCAGTGCATATGAGGATTTTTGTTCGAGTGCAGGTCGCATTTGTTGCTATTGGAGCCACGATGGTCGGTAGCATCACTTTTTCGAAAAAAGAGGGCGACTATGTGAAGAAGGGGGATGAGGTTAACGATTATCAACTTTGCTTCATAAGTTTTTTATTCCATATGTAATCctattttctaattttattgttGGGTTATTTCCTCGAATGGTACTTGCAGTTTGGATATTTTTCATTCGGTGGAAGTACAGTGATTTGCGTCTTTGAAAAGGTTACTATTCTGACCTTCTTCCAATAGTAATGactttttctttcctttctgTCTTTGAGACTGTTAGACGTCCCACGTCGGCTGGATTAAGTTATTGAGAATTGTATAATATAAACTTGGACAGTCCTCTCTCCTTGCCCTTGAGCTTAGCTTTGGGGTGGATTAAGACCCAAGTCTATAATCTTAACTCTGCAGTGTTGGTATTCTTATGGAATTTATGATTTTTTGCTAATGTTTATTTAACATTCCTTGCGCCTTTTTGTTAAGCATATGATTTCATTCTTTTTAAGAATCTGCTTTTAGTGGTCACAAATATAAGCTGTCCAATTCGattcaataatatatatttttttttgttttttttatgacTGAATATGGTTGAACAGAAACTCTATACATTGCATGATTGATTTGTGCTGGCAAttcctaaaaataaaaaactaagaTACTATATTTTCCTGCAATGTAATTGTTTTGGTAGCATTCTGTCTGATCTTGATATATATGTGAATCTTTGCAGGACACGATCAAGATAGACGATGACCTTTTGCAGAACAGCGAACGATCACTCGAGACATTAGTTTCTGTGGGAATGAAATTGGGCGTCTCCATTAAGACAGGTACATAGACCACTGAGTTTCCGAACATGGAATCGTGTGTTATAGGGGAATGAGTCGTTCTGTAAACCATACGACCTCAAATATTAGATTAACTGATCATATATGTTTCATAAAATTACCTGTCCCATTTCATTTTCTCCTCTACTGGAATACTgcttttgaaagcatgtttaccCAGAACATGGCAATGAAGTAGTTCTGAAGAAGTATTGTTTTATGTAGTGTAATAGTAATCCTAAAACATCGAATAAGGCCAATGGAGACGAACAGGAGTGCCTATGATTTTTAAACTCTCCCAAGACGCCCTTTACATCTGTGTACTGATGATCCATAAATCCATAAAATACAAACAATAtcaaatatatcaatattttcaaaaaaaaataaatcgatAAAGTATCCGTGAGAACGTTTTATGATAAATCTACTTTTTtggtatataataataaaagttGTATGaatattttggtttttaaaatattaaaacaagaCTTTAGAAACAAGTAgcgattaattattattttacgtAAATTAGCTAATAAGTTAgcaaaatagtttttttttattattgttattattattattttttacatgttaaaaaatgttttaattaaactttTTGAATAATACTTTTCCAGAACttacaaacaaaataaatagtTTATAAACTGTATTAAATAACATATTGCAGATATAAAATCTTGTAATAATAGTTATTTTACTTTTCTTTTATCATTCAATTTATTTCACGATTCATATCAAACATTAATTGTGCTTCATAGAATCATACACAGaccaatttttaatttaatacttGTCATTGTTCGCAATTAATCAGTAAACACGGGGCCGCTTTTAGATGGTACTTTCCTATATTTTCAAGTTGAACACTTAACAACTTCATTGGAatatacttttttaaaaaaaatattttacgatttgaaaaagttgaaaataaTAGGTACGTGGGATGCTTCCTTTCGAACTTATATGATAAAGAATTTTGGATGCTggatgatatttataattagcACGAGATACACTGCCgttttgcatgattttatttatatattcgtGTTTATATGTCTGTATAATGACTGAGTATTATGATATCTCTTTTCGTTGCAACAAGTACTCTTAGGTGTGAATTAGGTAAATTTCGTGGGTAACACAGTTGTATGTAAACTATACTAGTAAGACAAAACACACGTAGCAAACTTTGTATGAGAAACTCGTTTGAGAAAGAGTCGGTACAAGGAATCAAATTTAAGATATATAATTGATAAATTACACATATGTTCCAACAGCTCGGACATCCAGATGAACTATATATCAACCATACAAGCAAATACAAGAAAAACTGTCTTCAAgggggtgtccaagttggtgaAGTAGATGAACTCTTGGTCAGAGGTCAGAAGTTCAATTCTCCCTACCAACAGCTTCTTAgactagcctgtcacacaggATTTGCCCAGTGTGATTTACCTCCCTACCAACAGCTTCTTAgactagcctgtcacacaggATTTGCCCAGTGTGATTTACCTGGCTAACATAATTCGCAGACTATATATTGTGTTAGTACGGAGGTTTACCCAATGCGCATCGAAAAGTAGCGGCTGCGGGTTTTcacgtcataaaaaaaatacaagaaaaACTAAATCAATGAAGACTTTAGACTTGAACCAAAATAGAAAGTTTCTACTTAATTAAGCCATGCATTAAAGACAAATCTCAAATCAGTACCTGTAAAGTGATTTGAAATCTTTCCCTGAATTCTTTTCTTGGATTGCAGGatatgaatttaaaaaaatatgtatttaatttatagataatattataaatttaattacctttaaaaaaaatattataaatttaattaaaataaatcgtgTATGTTTAATTGTATTGATTTTATGATGAGCTAATAGactattaattttgttattttaatccatttaaaattat comes from Henckelia pumila isolate YLH828 chromosome 4, ASM3356847v2, whole genome shotgun sequence and encodes:
- the LOC140860028 gene encoding phosphatidylserine decarboxylase proenzyme 2-like isoform X1; protein product: MGHRNSKHESSDDSPDGSSSESSRVQRLRQRLSRHRRHFRRHRRGTDSDSSAGKLLKEGDFAGIALLRIIGAEMDFKDKWLACVTLGEQTFRTAISDHTDRPIWNSERKLLLDKNGAHSARISVFETNRMSKSNLVGFCEIDLYDFLTQDSDSDPEVGVYDLLHKTSPTGVVGKISLSCCIEDPLETEKSFARRILSIVDYNEDGHLSYSEFSNLIDAFGNLLAANKKEDLFKAADENGDGVVSVDELAMLLAVEQEKDPLLTCCPVCGETLPVSDRLNSMIHMTLCFDEGTGNQVMTGGFLTDKQAANGWMFKLSEWGHFSSYDVGLRSGSSASHILVFDRKTRRLVEEIIDSKIILSMRAIYQSKVGLGLMDTGVKELLLSLSEKQGRKMDAVESAKDIPKFLDLFQDQINISEIKFPLEHFKTFNEFFIRELKPGSRPITSLECDNVAVCAADSRLTAFRNATDSMRFWIKGRKFSVKGLLGTEVCSDAFIDGSLVIFRLAPQDYHRFHFPVSGRIEKFVDIPGCLYTVNPIAVNSKYCNVFTENKRVVSLISTEDFGKVAFVAIGATMVGSITFSKKEGDYVKKGDEFGYFSFGGSTVICVFEKDTIKIDDDLLQNSERSLETLVSVGMKLGVSIKTGT
- the LOC140860028 gene encoding phosphatidylserine decarboxylase proenzyme 2-like isoform X2, encoding MAENFFESSVQYPDSDSDPEVGVYDLLHKTSPTGVVGKISLSCCIEDPLETEKSFARRILSIVDYNEDGHLSYSEFSNLIDAFGNLLAANKKEDLFKAADENGDGVVSVDELAMLLAVEQEKDPLLTCCPVCGETLPVSDRLNSMIHMTLCFDEGTGNQVMTGGFLTDKQAANGWMFKLSEWGHFSSYDVGLRSGSSASHILVFDRKTRRLVEEIIDSKIILSMRAIYQSKVGLGLMDTGVKELLLSLSEKQGRKMDAVESAKDIPKFLDLFQDQINISEIKFPLEHFKTFNEFFIRELKPGSRPITSLECDNVAVCAADSRLTAFRNATDSMRFWIKGRKFSVKGLLGTEVCSDAFIDGSLVIFRLAPQDYHRFHFPVSGRIEKFVDIPGCLYTVNPIAVNSKYCNVFTENKRVVSLISTEDFGKVAFVAIGATMVGSITFSKKEGDYVKKGDEFGYFSFGGSTVICVFEKDTIKIDDDLLQNSERSLETLVSVGMKLGVSIKTGT